In a genomic window of Sus scrofa isolate TJ Tabasco breed Duroc chromosome 4, Sscrofa11.1, whole genome shotgun sequence:
- the MAF1 gene encoding repressor of RNA polymerase III transcription MAF1 homolog — MKLLENSSFEAINSQLTVETGDAHIIGRIESYSCKMAGDDKHMFKQFCQEGQPHVLEALSPPQTSGLSPSRLSKSQGGEDESPLSDKCSRKTLFYLITTLNESFRPDYDFSAARSHEFSREPSLSWVVNAVNCSLFSAVREDFRALKPQLWNAVDEEICLAECDIYSYNPDLDSDPFGEDGSLWSFNYFFYNKRLKRIVFFSCRSISGSTYTPSEAGNELDMELGEEEEEEEEESGGGGSEGGPEETSTMEDRVPVVCV; from the exons ATGAAGCTGTTGGAGAACTCCAGCTTCGAGGCCATCAACTCGCAGCTGACCGTGGAGACGGGAGATGCCCACATCATTGGCAG GATCGAGAGCTACTCCTGTAAGATGGCGGGAGACGACAAGCACATGTTCAAGCAGTTCTGCCAGGAGGGCCAGCCGCACGTGCTGGaggccctgtccccaccccagacctcGGGCCTCAGCCCCAGCAG ACTGAGCAAGAGCCAGGGTGGCGAGGATGAGAGCCCCCTCAGTGACAAATGCAGCCGCAAGACCCTCTTCTACCTGATCACCACGCTCAATGAGTCTTTCCGGCCAGACTACGACTTCAGCGCCGCCCGGAGCCACGAGTTCAGCAGGGAGCCCAGCCTCAGCTGG GTGGTGAACGCGGTCAACTGCAGCCTGTTCTCCGCCGTGCGGGAGGACTTCAGGGCCctgaagccacagctgtggaacgCCGTGGATGAGGAGATCTGCTTGGCCGAGTGCGACATCTACAG CTACAACCCAGACTTAGACTCAGATCCCTTCGGGGAAGACGGCAGCCTCTGGTCCTTCAACTACTTCTTCTACAACAAGCGGCTGAAACGCATTGTTTTCTTCAGCTGCCGCTCTATCAG TGGGTCCACCTACACCCCCTCGGAGGCCGGCAATGAGCTGGACATGGAGctcggggaggaggaggaggaggaggaggaggagagcggCGGTGGAGGCAGCGAGGGCGGCCCCGAGGAGACCAGCACCATGGAGGACAG GGTCCCCGTGGTCTGTGTGTGA